AAAAAAAGATAATTAAAACATGGTCTCGGGCAAGCACAATTACACCGGAGTTTGTAGGTCATACTATTGCTGTTCATAATGGAAACAAAATGATTCCTGTTTATATTACTGAGAACATGGTTGGTCACAAATTAGGAGAATTTGCACCTACAAGAATCTTTAGAGGTCATCCTGGAACAAAAGCAGAAAAAGCAGCTAAGGTTGCAGGATAAAATTGTACTACAAAATTGAGGTGAGTTTTTAATGGAAGCTAAAGCTACACATAAGTATATTGGTTCTTCCCCACGAAAGATGAGATTGTTAATTGATTTAATACGTGGTAAATCAGTATCAGAAGCTATTGAAATTTTACACTTTTCTCCAAAACATGCTTCAAAAAACGCTGAAAAAGTATTACGCTCTGCAGTTTCAAATTTGATGAACAAAGATGAAAGCAACAAACATGATATTTCAGAATTATTTATTAAAGAAGCTTACGTGAATGTAGGTCCTACCTTAAAAAGAATTTCACCTGCTCCAATGGGTAGAGCCTACAGAATAAGAAAAAGATCAAATCATGTTACAATTGTAGTAGCAACAAAAAGTTAATTT
This genomic interval from Melioribacteraceae bacterium 4301-Me contains the following:
- the rplV gene encoding 50S ribosomal protein L22; its protein translation is MEAKATHKYIGSSPRKMRLLIDLIRGKSVSEAIEILHFSPKHASKNAEKVLRSAVSNLMNKDESNKHDISELFIKEAYVNVGPTLKRISPAPMGRAYRIRKRSNHVTIVVATKS
- the rpsS gene encoding 30S ribosomal protein S19; amino-acid sequence: MPRSVKKGPFVSIKLLEKIRKLNQTNQKKIIKTWSRASTITPEFVGHTIAVHNGNKMIPVYITENMVGHKLGEFAPTRIFRGHPGTKAEKAAKVAG